The Longimicrobium terrae genome includes a region encoding these proteins:
- a CDS encoding nucleotidyltransferase domain-containing protein gives MLGASLDGILGTASKVQLLRALLPLRTPVTGREVQRLAHIRSTAGVRQALDELTAACVLVRSGSPAIHQYHVNRDHYLIAPLDALFRAEGERMGRLAEILDRALDGAGVRSAVRSAVVFGSQARGDARPDSDLDLLLLTSGRDIIGGVEAAVLGVADELAMQLGLRVSPLVMTAERAAERMRDGDPLMKNILDEGRSVLGDPFGEVAGAW, from the coding sequence GTGCTTGGAGCTTCGCTGGATGGAATTCTCGGCACCGCCTCCAAGGTGCAGCTGCTCCGCGCGCTGCTGCCGCTACGCACGCCCGTGACCGGGCGCGAAGTGCAGCGGCTTGCTCACATCCGCTCCACGGCAGGCGTTCGTCAGGCGCTGGACGAACTGACCGCGGCGTGCGTTCTGGTCCGCAGCGGCAGCCCCGCCATCCACCAGTACCACGTCAACCGCGATCACTACCTGATCGCTCCGCTGGATGCATTGTTCCGGGCCGAGGGTGAGCGGATGGGTCGGCTGGCAGAGATCCTGGACCGCGCCCTGGATGGAGCCGGCGTGCGGAGCGCCGTGCGATCGGCTGTCGTTTTCGGCAGCCAGGCCCGTGGGGATGCCCGTCCGGACAGCGATCTGGATCTGCTGCTGCTCACCTCCGGCCGGGACATTATCGGCGGGGTGGAAGCGGCGGTGCTGGGCGTGGCGGATGAACTCGCGATGCAGTTGGGACTCAGGGTTTCTCCGCTGGTGATGACGGCGGAGCGGGCAGCGGAGCGCATGCGCGACGGTGATCCGTTGATGAAGAACATCCTCGATGAAGGCCGCTCCGTGCTGGGCGATCCGTTCGGCGAGGTGGCGGGGGCATGGTGA
- a CDS encoding SDR family NAD(P)-dependent oxidoreductase, with translation MSGPASGSRAGQPSSAWPCPAPAGPEPGFIYRGRWALVTGASMGIGEAFARALAARGMNVVLCARSADRLRLLAGEIEEAHGVRAHAVAADLSRPSEAARAWREASAIGPIHLLVNNAGFGLRGVFHELAMERQLEMVALNCGAVLELAHLALGEMRPRATGGVINVASIVAFQPVPLMAAYAATKAFVLSLTEALAEENRESGVRILALCPGPTPSGFQAVAGTNVKQGQPGYLLPEQVVDAALHALDAGDVRVVPGAVNRAAAVFGRLLPLGLAARIARRINEKHG, from the coding sequence CTGGCCCTGTCCCGCGCCCGCTGGCCCGGAGCCCGGCTTTATCTACCGCGGCCGGTGGGCGCTGGTCACCGGCGCCAGCATGGGCATCGGCGAGGCGTTCGCGCGGGCGCTGGCGGCGCGCGGCATGAACGTGGTCCTATGCGCCCGCTCGGCGGACCGGCTGCGGTTGTTGGCCGGGGAGATTGAGGAGGCGCACGGCGTCCGTGCGCACGCCGTCGCGGCGGACCTGTCGCGTCCGAGCGAGGCCGCGCGCGCGTGGCGGGAAGCGTCCGCCATCGGCCCCATCCACCTGCTGGTGAACAACGCCGGCTTCGGCCTGCGCGGCGTCTTTCACGAACTCGCCATGGAGCGGCAGTTGGAGATGGTGGCGCTCAACTGCGGCGCCGTGCTGGAGTTGGCGCACCTGGCTCTCGGCGAGATGCGGCCGCGCGCAACGGGCGGCGTCATCAACGTGGCCTCGATCGTCGCGTTCCAGCCCGTGCCGCTGATGGCGGCATACGCGGCTACCAAGGCGTTCGTCCTTTCGCTGACGGAGGCGCTGGCGGAGGAGAACCGCGAGTCCGGCGTTCGCATCCTGGCCCTCTGCCCCGGCCCCACGCCGAGCGGCTTCCAGGCAGTGGCGGGGACGAACGTAAAGCAGGGGCAGCCCGGCTACCTGCTTCCGGAGCAGGTGGTGGATGCCGCGCTCCACGCGCTGGACGCGGGCGACGTGCGCGTGGTTCCCGGTGCCGTCAACCGCGCCGCCGCCGTCTTCGGACGCCTGCTCCCGCTCGGCCTCGCCGCCCGCATCGCGCGGCGGATCAACGAGAAGCACGGCTGA